CGTCTTCTATTGCTTTGCGGACTCCAGCACGATCGACCGTGGATACCTCGGCAATCACAGTTCCGTTTCCTTTGTCACGGACGGTCAGCTTTTCATCACTCTCGATCCATTCTCCGTTTAAAAACAAGCCGTAAGTATCCATAGTTTTTCTTTTTTGTCGTAACTCCGCTAAAGCCAATTCAACTTTAATTCTTCGTGCAAGTTAACTCTAAGATAATTGAGCTGCTCAAATCCTCCAAGACGAGCGAATCAATCATTCCCCATCCATTATGAAATTATTTCTTGATAGCGCCATAACAGAGGAAATCGCCCACGCACTTGAAGCGTGGGACATGGACGGACTCACAACCAACCCGAGGCATGTAATGGTTTCCGGAAAACCGTTTCGAACCGTCATCGCTGAAATCGCCGAAATAGTGAAAGGCACAGACAAGCCGGTGAGCGTGGAAGTGAACCCACACTTTACCGATTGCAAGGACATCGTTGAGCAAGGGCGTGAGCTTGCAGCACTCTCTCCGAATTTCGTCATCAAGGTCGGTGCGTGCGAAGGTGGGTTCACCGCCATTCGGGAACTTGCCAATGACGGAATTCGAACCAATGCCACTCTAATCATGTCCGTGGCACAAGCCTGGCATGCTGCCCGAGCAGGAGCAGCGTTCATCAGTCCATTCATAGGCTGGAAGGACCAGTTCGGCGATTCACCCGATACCTTTATTGCGGACGTTAGGACGATGCTTGATAAATTCGGTTACGAATCAGAAATCATTGCCGCCGCTGTCCGCAATGCGAAGCAGATTGGAGATGTGGCGATCGCCGGAGCCCATTGCGTCACCGCCGGATTAAGCGTTTACCAGGAAAGCTTCAGCAATCCCTATACGACTTTTGGCGAGGGTGTTTTTCAAAACGCCTGGGATCAGACACCTGAAACTTGAATCCATCATCTGAATACCTGCATAGACATCTCTACCATGAGCGCTCACACACCAGATAGCCCGATCAAGCTGGGTCTTCTCTTTTTGGGACGCAAACGCCCGGGATTCGATATGGAATGGGGTGCCGCTATGGAGCTGAAGGTTCGTGAAGCGGTCAATCAATCGGCCTTTGAAGTTTTTGAGCCTTCCGAGAAAGCAGTAGATGACGCATCTCTGAGAAAAGTAGTCGGCGAGTGTAAGGAAGCAGGTGTTCAAGCACTCGTTCTATTACAAACCACAATGGCTGACGGCCGCATGGCTCCAACCCTGGCAC
This genomic stretch from Opitutia bacterium ISCC 52 harbors:
- a CDS encoding transaldolase, with amino-acid sequence MKLFLDSAITEEIAHALEAWDMDGLTTNPRHVMVSGKPFRTVIAEIAEIVKGTDKPVSVEVNPHFTDCKDIVEQGRELAALSPNFVIKVGACEGGFTAIRELANDGIRTNATLIMSVAQAWHAARAGAAFISPFIGWKDQFGDSPDTFIADVRTMLDKFGYESEIIAAAVRNAKQIGDVAIAGAHCVTAGLSVYQESFSNPYTTFGEGVFQNAWDQTPET